Genomic segment of Leopardus geoffroyi isolate Oge1 chromosome B2, O.geoffroyi_Oge1_pat1.0, whole genome shotgun sequence:
TTGGAAGTCCTTGGAAATCTGTTTTGAGAGCGTTCTAAATCCTGCATATtcctgtcttctaggattttttctGGTCAAGCAGACAGTTCAGGATACAGAATCCAAGGATGAATGTTCACCGTGGCAGTGAGAGCGACAGGTTATTGCGGCAGGAGGCTGGCTGCCTAACGGATGAAAGCCCAGCTGCGgcacaagagaaagaaacaaatagcCCGGCTTCTTCTGGTCTTCAGAACCTTACTTATCCTCTAGGCCCCAGGAGCGATGGTATGACGCTTAGATCTTGACTTCATTTGGTGGGCTTTCCAACATCTGAGCATCCACTCTACCCAGAAGGCATGCATATTCTTTACCCAAATAAAATATCCAGCCAATTGGCTTAGCTTACATATCACAGCTCTATACAGCTGACCATCACAAAAAATCTCCACTTAATCAGTCCAGCATATCTAATGTGGCAATGATAGTATAAGAAAAATTGTCTTGGATTCCGAGTCAGAAGACACattcaaattctagctctgctACTATCATCTGTAACCTTGGATGAGCTGCTTAATCTTTCTGAGCTCTGCTTTCTTAATCTGGAAGACAGGGATATTAATAATCTTCTTACTTCATGAGACCAAAAGACTTTTTAGTTATTGGACGTGCCGGCTCTTGATAAACTGTTAggttcttcttaatttttaataaagacagTGGCAACACGAATAATATCAGTTACGGTTTATTGAGCATTCACTGTGCTAGGaactttacatacattttttttttaatacagggtGGCAAATCTAGACCACtgcctgtttttgcaaataaaaattttaaataacagccATCATATTTATATGATGCCTATTTGTTCACATATGATCTTTGGCTCCTTTCCTGCTACAGTGACAGAGACCATGACccacaaaacccaaaatatttaccTTCTGGCCTTTACAGAAAGCTTGCTGATCTCTGCTTAATccttgtacagatgagaaaagtgaggcttcAGAAGCTTAGAAAACTTGTTCCGGTTCACACTGCTGGGAGTTAGGGGACTGGGACTTGAACTTGTGTCTTTCTGACCAGGGCCGTGCTCTCCTACATATTTTAGCTGCCAGAGGAGCAGAGTGTGCCTGCCATCCTAGAGTGTACCGTCAGGGAGAATTTGTGCAGTGAGTTTCTTTTCCTACTCATCCGTTTATGCTGGGTGCAACTTGAGGTGTCCGTCAGGAATCAGCCCAAGTTAAATTGCTTCATTGCtgggagggggtgcaggggagagggcagcgGGCGGGGAGGGAATCAAGCATTCTAAAATCTGAATTTGTGGTGTAGGTACCTACTTTCAGTTTTTAGAACAGCGCTGTGAATGTGAAAGCCTGCCTTGGTGATTAAAGTGTTCTCTTGTTGTAAGCTTGCCTATGGATTTTGTGGAAGCTTGGCTCTTGGTATGCAAACACAGGGCCACATTGAAAATTTGTCAAAAGCTGTAGGACGTGAATCCTCAATAGGTTTTTGGTCTagattttggtttccttttctctagaagcaaatggagtgggggtggggggcgtgagTGTTCTCTAGGTCACAATTTATTTGGTTATCTAAGTGCCCAAAGTCAGACTTATTTCCCAGAGGTCATGGGCAGTAATCATGTTCATGAATTATTGTGTACAAACTTAAAGTACATGAGGAATgggagatttggggggaaaaaaaagatttgaagaaaatgtagaaaagtgTTAATTAAGTTTGTCAAATCTAGGTGTCAGGATATGCATATTGTTAACTCTGTGCTTTGgtatgtttgaattttttccttaaaaaacttattttaacttaaaatatattaggaGAACTGCCAATTTAAAAGAATCCTATGGTAATCCTTTATAAATGCTTTCCCCTGATTGTCTTCTGTGTACATCCAGATTTCAGCTACAGCATTTAGTTTTAAGCCTTTTTTGCATGATACAGTATTAACACACTTTGAAGTGCTCTCACATACTTTATTTCAGTTGATAAAATAATCCTGTGAGGGAGGTGGCGtgaacattattttcattttacagaaatgaacaaggtttggaaaattaaataaattacttaaaatgacTCTTTGGTGATACTAGGATAGAAAACTGAGGTTCTGGGAATGAATCCTAACCCAAGGCCACTTGCAGTGGAACCTTTCTGCTGAGGGCAAGACTTGCCTTTACAAAAAACAGTGTTGGCAATGTTAGGATTCTTCTGTGCATagtgaaaatgcatttttatgtgaatttctAGCAAAAGTAATGCATTAGACAATTAGAGACTATCATCCCTTCTGGGAagtaaaatttagaaacatttagaaatttttgAATGTGGAAAATGAAATAGTTCCTGTACACAGAGGCagcagtttccttaaaaaaaaaaaaaaagaaaagaacagaaaagaaaagaaaaaacaggaaatataaGAGTATTATTTAGAACTAGAAGTGGAAACGGAAGTAAAAAGTGATTGCCTCTGTGAAACAAGACAGGGGAGGGCACGGAGTGTGGTAGGGCCTTGCTGGTTGTCCACAGAAATTCTtgagtgtttaaattttttaaagccatgcacatagtttcctttaaaaaattttaaccattttattataaaatgggcATTATTGCCTTCATTCTCTCCTCCCCAACATACAAACCTGGAGAAAAGCTCAGGGTGATCCAATATgagtttctagtttatttttctttgatttgttcGAGGCAAGAATTTTTTGCTTGTGAACACCtaaaaatggggggtgggggtaaatTGGTTTTTTAAAGAAGAGCAGTTTTATTTCCCCCCCAAGCCTTTTTGCTGTCatgttattttggtttgtttgtatgATCTTTTAGACCTTTCACTTGACTATGCCTCTCAGCCAGCAAATCTCCAGTTTCCTCACATAATGCCACTTCCCGAAGACATCAAAGGCTCCTGCTTCCAAAATGGGAATAAACGGAACCATGAACCCTTTATGGCTCCAGAACGATTTGGAAACAGCACTGTGGGCTTTGGCAGTAACATTCATTCCCAGGCGCCAGAGAAAGTGACACTTCTTGTAGATGGCACACGTTTTGTTGTGAATCCACAAATTTTCACTGCTCATCCGGATACCATGTTGGGAAGGTAATTGATGATAATTTCCTTCCAAATCCACTCTGTTCTCTATGAATAGAAATACCTGCTGTTTATCTTGCACTAGAATGAGGAAAAGAAGCACTGATTGCTTATTTTTCTACCTTCATACTTTTATGAGACAGGGAGGGCAAGCTTGTAAAACACCTTATATCTGTTGATGATTTGGGGGATGTACTTAATTTCTTTACAAAGCCAGTATAGTAAAATGAGCCCCCACAACTACCTGAGCAGTCAGAACTGTGGAAAATAATCTGCTGAGTAGCATTCCTTAGTCCTCGATAAACTCACTCTAAAGCAGAAGTAAGAGACCTGATTTCTATTACCCCATAGTTTGTATACCTCACAAAAGTAATAATCTTTTCTGAGTTCCACGTCAAAGATCTAGAGTTAAGGTGAGatctaagttgttttttttcttttgccttttaataAAAGATAGAATTAGACATGGGTTCCACATGACATAAGAACAAAGGCATTTTACTAAAGAGCATTTCACCTGCCATCCATTGCCCATTATGCTTGGCAGGAGGATTATGCTGTCATTTTTTAATGTCTCCATCACTATTCAAGTTTTCCAAAGCCAAATCTTTATATCTGGCTCTTTCGTTGTTTCGTGATTGAGCTCTCTTTTCTTCATGTTCCACCCTCTGTGCTGCTTTTAGACTGCAGTCTTACCATTTCCTGCCTCCAGCATTTTAGGGTTAGAGTTTAGGAAATGGAAAGAGCCTGCCAAGGAGGAGCACTATCCAGAAAGTATTCTTGGAGCCTGGGCTGGGAGTGAGGAGATTCTCTTTCTGGCCAACCACAGACCTTAACATGAGGAAGAGCAGATTGGGAAAGGAGTAAAGACAATAACttgtatgtgtacacacaaacacttggcttttgagggtttttatctaCTTCAAAGTAGATCTTATTTAAAGATCTAACCTCACTCAGGACTTTGatttagaaatcaaaatggaCCATACTCATTTGTTGAGTTTTAGGCTAAATGGAATCCAgctattcaaatatatttatatttgaacatATACATAGAGATTCATGATGAACTATTTTTAACCAGAATCAAACTTGTATATTTCTCAGACATCTGAATTAAGACTAAACTAGgacattaaaacattttccaaattggCCCTATAGTTTATCAGACTTGACTTCCTGTCCTCGGTCTTGGTATCACTACACTattgcacccccctcccccgcttcaaAGTCAGCATTAGCCTCAACACAGGCTGCTCTTTGAGGTAGATTGCCTCTGAAAACAGTGATCAAGAGAAGCAAGCAAGCATTTTCTGGGTAATAGATTAATAGACTCTTGGGTGACACCCTTTGAATCTAGGAATGAGTTGTCCCATGACAAGAGAGTCTGATTCTTTATCTGGGTGGTTCATCAGCTGAGTCAGCTGAAGTTATCTGTTCTGAGAGTTACTTGGGTTTTCTCTGTCCTGAGGTTATATACAGTGTGCATAAGCCTAGGCAGTGAGCTTACAGGTGTGGGCCAGTAGTCACAAGGGGGACAAGCTGAGAGATTGCAAATGGATTAACGTTAATCCATGTCACTACCAGATAGAGAACTCTGAGCTTAGGTTCCGCTGATGATACTtggggggcgggaagggggggTGGATTACATGGCATGTTGACTATTTTGATTCATAGCTGTCTTGGCTAAACTTCAGCCAGAATGTTCCAGAAAAATGTCAGCATTCTTTGAAGACACTTATCAAGATGGATTTCTTCTGTATGGTATAGTGGTTTGAAAAGCATGTTATTTGTGGAGTCTTTTTCAGACCTTTGAAAAGCAGCCAATTTAGGGTGGCGGATAACAGTTTTGAACGTTGAACATAGGGGttcccagcagattcaggaaggAAGTGGCAGTGAGGCCCAATTGGAAACTTAAATCGGGCTGGCTGAAGATCCTGACTGCCTGCCTTGTCCCTCACTCTGGTTTCCCATTCCATAACTCAGATGTACAGTGGGAGTGGTGGAAGTCATGAGTCCAGTTTtactggagggaggaaggatgggaaaagagtaagaaaaaggaagatcTCCCTGTGCCCTCATGACTTCTGAGTTCATGCGCAGAGCAGACCCCTCTGAACTATGTCAAACCACTGATGAGCCTAGTATCTACCATCCCTGCCTAGTTGACCTGAAGTTCCCATCTTTAGAGCTACTCCTCGGATTGAAGAGGGGCATTTCCCCCAGAActccagcattaaaaaaatgtatcaggaAAGGGAGAACATTAACATCTACACCTAGCGCTCTGGATTCATCTATCACATTAGATGTCTGAACAGCAAAACTCAGAAATACTGAGGACTGGCATACTAGATAATGCTagttgagagaggaaaagaacaggAAGGGTCAGGAGCATGAGACCCCCTGTCTTCTTGAGCTGCCAGTTTATAGGTGGGTTCCTCGGTGGTGGGGAGGGCTTGAGAGGCAACACTCACACACTCCAGAGATTTTCCAACTTGATTTGCTGTCCCAGAAGCGCCACAGGTGGACCTGGAGGACTTGCTGCTTCATTTCTCCTTTGCTCAAATGCTGAAAGCAATTGCTGCCGCCTTTTCTGTCTGGAGGGAGCTTCTTAATAGGGGTTGGATCCCACCACCGTGTTTTTAATTTATGAGTTCTTAAACTATGGGAACATGGAATGGAGTCTTACTGAATGAGGTGTCAAGGGGTCAGCCTCATCTGTGAAGAATCCAGCTGGACTGCAGAAGGTAACATTGTTGCCTGGTATCTTTCAGAATGTTTGGACCAGGAAGAGAGTACAACTTCACTCGGCCCAATGAGAAGGGAGAGTATGAGATTGCTGAAGGAATCAGTGCAACTGTATTTCGAACCGTGCTGGTGTGTAGGAGCCTTTTTGTTACCTTCTCTTCCCCAGGGGCAGGCACAGACTCAAGTCAGACTTGAGGTCTCCATCAGATTGTTAACTGACTTTCGGTCTGTAGTTCCGTTACTGCccttccctctttattttctattgtgGTAACTTTTAAGTACTTCTTGCCTGTCAGGTATCAAGTTGGGATTAAACAGGCCAGGAGAGCCAGGAGCCACTTGGCCATCTGATAAGTCATCCAGCTTGGTGGTAGTTCTAGTATCCTATCAGTTTAACAGAACCAGGAATGAATAGGGGGTTGAGGAAGTAAGTTTTCGTCTTGTTCTTCgccttcatttcttatttttaatctgtttacaGGATTATTACAAAACTGGTATCATTAATTGTCCGGATGGCATCTCTATTCCAGACCTTAGAGATACATGTGATTATCTCTGCATAAACTTTGACTTCAACACTATCCGATGTCAAGATCTGAGTGAGTACAGGAGCACTCCCAGCTGCATTTGAGCCACTGAACTTTGAATTTGCTTGACTAGTAACTTTTTGTTACTAGAGTTTCAAGCCTAAATTGAAAATCATCTGGGGAGGCAGGTACTGTGATACTAACCCATTCCCTCTCTCATGCTTCAAAGCACTGTGAGGAAGTAAACAAAAGAGAACATGTGTTCGGTTCTAAATCTAGCTTGTCAAGTGAGTCACCAAGCTAATTGCTTCCCCTCCAAGGACCTGGTGTCTCAGTTCTTTAATAAATAAGGATACTGATTCTTGGACATGAGTGAGCCTTCCCTCATAAAGTCAAACAGCATAAATTGGCTGGGTTcttcttagaattatttttatcattatttttttttaatttttaaaatttcttttaatgttttttacttacttttgagagagagaacataagcagggggaggaagagaaagaggggggagacacagaatccaaagcgggttccaggctctgacctgtcagcacagagcccgatgaggggttcgaactcacagaccgtgagatcatgacctgagccgaaagtcatATGCTTTAACCCGCTGAGCCATCCAGCTCATCCCGCTGTGccccttaatgtttgtttattttgagacagagagcaagtgagggagcggcagagaggcggggagaaagaaagaatcccaagcagggctggactcagggcttgatctcatggaccatgagatcatgacctgagctgaaatcaagagtcagatgcttaaccaactgagccacccaggtgccctatttttattattgttattatttactaATAGCTTTATAGCTGTGAACTTGCTTAATTCTTACAACAGTTAGCCCTGAAAGCCAGGTGATAACCCCATGTAACAAATGAGAAGACTGAGAAATTAGCATGTTCAAAGCTCTAAGCATTAAAGGTGGGATTAGAACTGATTGACTGCAAATGCCATTTTCTTATCATCTCCTAGCCTtcctgaagttattttaaaaactattctttgAGGTTCATGATACATTTCCCTGCATACTCCAAGAAGTTCTCTAGACTTGTGGTTTCCCTACTGAGTTTA
This window contains:
- the KCTD20 gene encoding BTB/POZ domain-containing protein KCTD20 isoform X1, which codes for MNVHRGSESDRLLRQEAGCLTDESPAAAQEKETNSPASSGLQNLTYPLGPRSDDLSLDYASQPANLQFPHIMPLPEDIKGSCFQNGNKRNHEPFMAPERFGNSTVGFGSNIHSQAPEKVTLLVDGTRFVVNPQIFTAHPDTMLGRMFGPGREYNFTRPNEKGEYEIAEGISATVFRTVLDYYKTGIINCPDGISIPDLRDTCDYLCINFDFNTIRCQDLSALLHELSNDGAHKQFDHYLEELILPIMVGCAKKGERECHIVVLTDEDSVDWDEDHPPPMGEEYSQILYSSKLYRFFKYIENRDVAKTVLKERGLKNIRIGIEGYPTCKEKIKRRPGGRSEVIYNYVQRPFIQMSWEKEEGKSRHVDFQCVRSKSLTNLVAAGEDVLEDQEILMHHPPQVDELDRLNAPLSQMASNDFQD